CCCGGAGTGTCGACGATGTTGATGCGGGTGCCGGCATGCTCAAGCGAGGTGACCTTGGCCAGAATGGTGATGCCGCGCTCGCGCTCGATGTCGTTGGAATCCATCATCCGCTCTTCGGTCTGCTGGTTCTCACGGAACATGCCGGAGGCTTTCAGCAATTCGTCGATCAGCGTGGTTTTGCCGTGGTCGACGTGAGCAATGATCGCAATGTTGCGCAGGTTCATAGGGTTTGTCTCTTATGTCAGGGCACAGCCAAAAGCTCCGGTGACGACCGGAGCGAAAAGGCAGCCCGCGTTCTTTGGGGAATTGGCGAGAAGCTCTATACGAATTTTTGCGGCTTGAAAAGCTCTGAATCCGCGAAAACTGGGGCGTTACGGGGCAAGGGGGGCACTTTTTTTGGCCTCCCGGCGTCTTTTGCGTCCCTTTTGGAGGTCCAGTTGCGCGCAACGTGGCTTTACAAGCGTCCGTTAAACAGCCGTTTGACGGTTCTCTCCAAAGGCTTTAGCTGCTTGCTGTGACAGTCGCGTGAAGACGCGGCATTGACCGCATCAGGACCCACACAGGTCAAACAGTGAGGCGCGCGAGGAAATGCCGAGTTTTTCGTAGGCACGCTTGCGGTAGGTGACGACGGTGGAGGGAGCAACCTCCATGTCGGCGGCGATTCGTTCAGCCTTTTTGCCTGAGAGAATGCCAATACAGACTTCTCGTTCCCGATCAGACAGGTTGGAAAGCGCTGGATGGGGGGCTTCCTGATAGACCGCATTCAATTGAGGGGCACTGGGAAAATGTTCGGTGATCAGCTCGATGAGTTTTGGCAGCAGCGGATGGTTTAAATCCACTTGTTCGAACTTTTGGAAATATAAATGAATGATCATCGGCATATCTGGCAGAGCGGCTAGAATAGAAATTCTGTCGGCAAAGCCGGAAAGCGGGTTGTTGCTTTGCAGGATCGAGGCGAAGGCCAGAAGGAATTCATCGGAGAATAGGCCCTTCACCTGACTATGCGTCACAATCTCGATTGTTCCCTTTTTCTGGGCGGTCAGCTTGTCTATCAGCGGATCCTGCTTGTACCAGCCGGTCATATAAATGGACTTAGCCACTTCACCAAAGATGGGATTTTCCAAATTTCTGATGAAAAGGCATTTGGGCACGTCATGCTTGTGGCTCCAGATCCCAATCTGAACTGATTTCAGCTCTTTAACAAGCTCAAGGAAAGGCTGGAAAAAACCTCTCTCCCCCAGGTTGTTTCGACATTGTTCCAGTAAATTCTGTAAATGGTGATTTTCCTCGTAATTATTCACAATGTCCTCTCCTTTGGAGGACAGACCCATAGTAAGTAGTTTGCTATAGATACTGTCACACCGGTAACCTTATTTCCGGAACGAATAACGCAAACCTTCTATCCTCGAGTTCATCCTCGAGGACACCTAACAATGAGGCGGGTCCGTCCCCCCACATGTGGGCCCGTTTTTTACCCTCACCATCATTTCCCCCAAATGCTTGGTGAGGGCACTTGCGTTTTGCTTGGTTGCCGAAAGGCGGGCCGGCAGCAATATCGCTTGGCTGTTTCCCTACTAACTTTGATTAGAAGTTCTCGTTACGTCAAGCTCGCTATTGATTGGACTTGTCTAAGCCTATAGCTGTTGCAGCTATAACTTGCATTCGTGAAATTTTCGCCTCTTAGTGCCAGCGTTCGAGCTGGGTTTCGTAGCTTATATAGAGCGGGTGGCGGGGATGGCCTTCTTTGCTGAGGCCCAGATGCTGCAAGCTGTGGCCCTGCGAGAGAAGCAGGGACTTGATCGCCGGACCCAGACCCATATGCGCCCCGTGGGTTCCCCAAGCACACAGAATCACATCGGCCCATCTGGCGGCTTGCATCAATTGGGAAAGATTGTCCGGGCCTATTGGGTCCTTGGCCTTTTTCAAATCCCGCGGATCGGTGGCGCGGAAGGCAAACAGATTGCAGGCCCGAAAGCCCCCAAAGCCCAGAGCGCGTGCCCGTCGCTCACAGCGCTCGATGGTCGGATCGTTCTTGAGTTCCGTGGCTTTGGACGGATTGAGCATGATAAAGAGCAGTTTTTTGCCGCTCTCGTCCCATTGCCGCGTCAGGGCATAGCGATAGGTCTCGCACGGGGAATAGAGCGCGCTAGAGAGCGTGCCGTCTTCTTCATGCTGTCTGAGGATCGGCGTCATCCTGCCTCCCACAAAAAAGGCGGAGCAAAGCCCCGCCAATCTCATATCTTCATCATTGCAAAGACCTATTTGGCCTTGCGGTTGCGGTAACCGATGGTTCTGAGGCGCAGGGCATTCAATTCAATGAAGCCAGCGGCGTCATTGTGATCATAATCGATCGCGCCTTCCTCAAAGGTCACCAGATCCTCACTATAGAGGCTGAACTCGCTGTCGCGGGCGATGACATCGGCATTGCCTTTATAAAGCTTGAGCTTGACGGTGCCGGTGACATATTCCTGAGATTTGTCGATCAGCGCCTGGAGCATTTCACGCTCTGGGCTGTACCAGAAGCCGTTATAGATCAGCTCGGCATAGCGCGGCATGATGCTGTCTTTGAGATGGGCTGCGCCGCCATCGAGCGTGATGCTTTCGATGCCGCGATGGGCATTGAGCAGGATGGTGCCGCCCGGGGTTTCATAGATGCCACGGGATTTCATGCCAACGAAGCGGTTCTCGACCAGATCAAGCCGGCCAATGCCATTGTCATGGCCCAGCTGGTTGAGCTTGGTGAGGATTTCCGCCGGGGTCATTTTGACGCCATCGATGGACACCGCGTCGCCTTTCTCAAAGCCGACTTCGATGATGGTGGCCTGATCGGGGGCTTCTTCCGGGCTCAAGGTGCGCGAATAGACATATTCCTCGGCAGGCACAGCCGGATCTTCCAGCACGCGGCCTTCAGATGAAGTGTGCAGCAGGTTGGCATCGACCGAAAATGGCGCTTCGCCGCGCTTGTCCTTGGTGATGGGGATCTGGTTCTGCTCGGCAAATTCCAGCAATTTGGTGCGCGAGGTCAGGTCCCATTCCCGCCAAGGGGCAATGACGTGGATGTCCGGGTTGAGGGCACGGGCGGCCAGCTCGAAGCGAACCTGATCATTGCCTTTGCCGGTGGCGCCATGGGCCACCGCATCAGCACCGACTTCTTCGGCGATCTCGACAAGACGCTTGGAGATCAACGGACGGGCGATGGAGGTGCCAAGCAGATAGACGCCTTCATAA
This DNA window, taken from Cohaesibacter intestini, encodes the following:
- a CDS encoding helix-turn-helix transcriptional regulator → MGLSSKGEDIVNNYEENHHLQNLLEQCRNNLGERGFFQPFLELVKELKSVQIGIWSHKHDVPKCLFIRNLENPIFGEVAKSIYMTGWYKQDPLIDKLTAQKKGTIEIVTHSQVKGLFSDEFLLAFASILQSNNPLSGFADRISILAALPDMPMIIHLYFQKFEQVDLNHPLLPKLIELITEHFPSAPQLNAVYQEAPHPALSNLSDREREVCIGILSGKKAERIAADMEVAPSTVVTYRKRAYEKLGISSRASLFDLCGS
- a CDS encoding DUF1643 domain-containing protein; this translates as MTPILRQHEEDGTLSSALYSPCETYRYALTRQWDESGKKLLFIMLNPSKATELKNDPTIERCERRARALGFGGFRACNLFAFRATDPRDLKKAKDPIGPDNLSQLMQAARWADVILCAWGTHGAHMGLGPAIKSLLLSQGHSLQHLGLSKEGHPRHPLYISYETQLERWH
- a CDS encoding argininosuccinate synthase, whose protein sequence is MAKKGDIKKVVLAYSGGLDTSIILKWLQTEYGCEVVTFTADLGQGEELEPARKKAEMLGIKDIYIEDVREEFVRDFVFPMFRANALYEGVYLLGTSIARPLISKRLVEIAEEVGADAVAHGATGKGNDQVRFELAARALNPDIHVIAPWREWDLTSRTKLLEFAEQNQIPITKDKRGEAPFSVDANLLHTSSEGRVLEDPAVPAEEYVYSRTLSPEEAPDQATIIEVGFEKGDAVSIDGVKMTPAEILTKLNQLGHDNGIGRLDLVENRFVGMKSRGIYETPGGTILLNAHRGIESITLDGGAAHLKDSIMPRYAELIYNGFWYSPEREMLQALIDKSQEYVTGTVKLKLYKGNADVIARDSEFSLYSEDLVTFEEGAIDYDHNDAAGFIELNALRLRTIGYRNRKAK